In the genome of Cyclopterus lumpus isolate fCycLum1 chromosome 19, fCycLum1.pri, whole genome shotgun sequence, one region contains:
- the nat9 gene encoding N-acetyltransferase 9, translated as MKINENTLLEGNNVVLVPYDAKHVPRYHEWMKSPELQQLTASEPLTLEQEYDMQRSWREDDDKCTFIILAKQQWADGSVEEEQCMVGDVNIFLTDPTDPTLAELEIMIAEPGHRGKGIGREVTHMMMSYGVTKLGVQKFEAKIGLNNEVSVAMFKKLHFQEASVCEVFKEVTLAMTVDESVRTRLLEATADMKERDYRRTCSDRREHV; from the exons ATGAAGATAAACGAGAACACTTTACTGGAGGGGAACAACGTCGTGCTGGTTCCTTACGACGCGAAGCACGTGCCCAG GTATCACGAGTGGATGAAGTCTCccgagctgcagcagctgacCGCTTCAGAGCCGCTGACCCTGGAACAGGAGTACGACAtgcagaggagctggagggaAGACGATGACA AGTGCACGTTCATCATCTTGGCCAAGCAGCAGTGGGCAGACGGCAGTGTAGAAGAGGAGCAGTGCATGGTGGGAGATGTCAACATCTTCCTGACCGACCCCACGGACCCAACACTGGCTGAGCTGGAGATCATGATAGCGG AGCCCGGTCACCGAGGCAAAGGCATCGGGAGAGAGGTGACGCACATGATGATGAGCTACG GAGTCACCAAACTTGGGGTCCAAAAGTTTGAAGCGAAAATTGGGCTGAACAACGAGGTCAGCGTCGCCATGTTTAAGAAGCTCCACTTCCAGGAG GCGTCGGTGTGCGAGGTGTTCAAAGAGGTGACGCTCGCGATGACGGTGGACGAGTCCGTTCGGACGAGGCTGCTGGAGGCCACGGCCGACATGAAGGAGCGCGACTACAGACGGACGTGCAGCGACAGACGGGAACACGTTTGA
- the syt15 gene encoding synaptotagmin-15, with amino-acid sequence MADPVSLLAGVSVGLLLLLLLGLLVYYLWRRKRRKKKGRSQYEELLSTGPSAPACSAPVIPVSQDSLATPREILFTVPPRFTTKNHGDLKNEEEAKDKEMKMEAKRDILAHRGSFSVRRWYPVGTVLAGLYAGPPLNEVVAPPPGMATRLCFSVEYRHISEQLLVSLLRLGNLPPRFHGNVTLVELRRLPDDRRPRQAKARGTGPDPEFNDCFVFQVSGVCVPQSTLSVCVLSVEQDGKRHAVGRVLFPLEGELGQAGRVLWRDLETEDHPQCSELGDVQVSLSYSPSLQRLSVLVLRARGLQLLTDAGVCVQVSLQIHTQVVKMKRSCVVKSPNDPYFHHRMTFKLRSQHLDEACLRFELQEPNVVRSEPPALLGVLVLGPFMYARGQQLQHWMDMVNTPQEPVELWHGLGRAT; translated from the exons ATGGCAG ACCCGGTGTCACTGCTTGCTGGAGTGTCTGTGGGtctcctgttgctgctgctgcttggtcTGCTTGTGTATTacctgtggaggaggaagaggaggaagaagaagggtcGTAGTCAGTACGAGGAGCTGCTCTCTACAGGGCCTTCAGCACCGGCATGCTCTGCTCCGGTGATCCCGGTGTCTCAGGACTCCTTGGCCAC gccaCGTGAGATCCTTTTCACTGTGCCTCCTCGCTTCACGACAAAAAACCACGGTGATCTGAAAAATGAAGAAGAGGCGAAGGacaaggagatgaagatggaggCCAAGAGGGACATACTAGCTCATCGTGGGTCATTCTCAGTGAGGA GATGGTACCCAGTGGGGACGGTGCTGGCCGGCCTCTACGCGGGCCCTCCTCTCAACGAGGTGGTGGCACCTCCTCCCGGCATGGCCACCCGTCTCTGCTTCTCCGTGGAGTATCGACACATCAGCGAGCAGCTCCTGGTCTCCTTGCTGCGCCTCGGCAACCTCCCTCCCCGCTTCCACGGCAACGTCACGCTGGTGGAGCTGCGCCGTCTCCCTGACGACCGGCGGCCCCGCCAGGCCAAGGCCCGGGGCACGGGGCCCGACCCGGAGTTCAACGACTGCTTTGTCTTCCAG gtgtcaggtgtgtgcgtgcctcAGAGCACCCTGAGCGTGTGCGTGCTGAGTGTGGAGCAAGACGGTAAGCGCCACGCGGTGGGCAGGGTGCTGTTTCCTCTGGAGGGGGAGCTCGGTCAGGCTGGCAGGGTGCTCTGGAGGGACCTGGAGACAGAGGACCACCCACAG TGCTCAGAGCTGGGTGACGTGCAGGTGTCTCTCAGCTACAGTCCGTCTCTGCAGCGCCTCTCTGTGCTTGTTCTGAGGGCTCGAGGCCTACAGCTGCTCACGGACGCAG gtgtgtgtgtccaggtgagctTACAGATACACACtcaggtggtgaagatgaagcgCAGCTGCGTGGTGAAAAGTCCAAACGACCCCTATTTCCACCACAGGATGACCTTCAAACTGCGCTCGCAGCACCTGGACGAGGCCTGTCTGAGATTTGAGCTGCAGGAGCCGAACGTCGTCCGCTCAG AGCCTCCGGCCCTGCTGGGAGTGCTGGTTTTGGGCCCCTTCATGTACGCCAGGGGCCAACAGCTGCAGCACTGGATGGACATGGTCAACACACCGCAGGAGCCAGTTGAACTGTGGCACGGACTGGGCAGAGCCACTTAA
- the zgc:112285 gene encoding chymotrypsin-like elastase family member 2A — protein sequence MAVPGPPLLLLLSLLLPLLLSKASLPAAAYTLTPGRQPQHKILHLDWPRDCGLAHFKPNMAERIVSGNEARPHSWPWQVSLQVRPRGSKHYIHVCGGTLIHKNWVLTAAHCFQKGKAEDAGSWRIVVGKHRLKRSETAERTFPVKRIYRHENFRYPAHSELDYDIALVKAAKEIVPSNFIRYACLPRKQTSLNPGHYCWVTGWGDTRGGKENVSLAEALNQARLPIIDFKTCRQKKFWGERVRDSMICAGFRDTEGPPAACQGDSGGPLLCQEGQDRWEVHGVVSFGPIGCTVENKPSVFTRTAAYIPWIEATRIRDFFMH from the exons ATGGCTGTACCTGgacctcctctgctcctccttctctctctgctgctgccgctgctgttgAGCAAGGCATCTCTGCCTGCAGCTGCATACACGCTCACCCCCGGGCGACAGCCGCAGCACAAGATCCTCCACCTGG ACTGGCCTCGGGACTGTGGCCTGGCTCACTTCAAGCCCAACATGGCCGAGAGGATTGTGTCTGGGAACGAGGCCAGACCTCACTCGTGGCCCTGGCAGGTCTCTCTGCAG GTTCGTCCCAGGGGAAGTAAAcattacatccatgtctgtggAGGAACTCTCATCCACAAGAACTGGGTCCTTACCGCCGCTCACTGCTTTCAAAA AGGTAAAGCTGAGGATGCTGGGAGCTGGAGGATCGTCGTGGGGAAGCACCGGCTGAAGCGCTCAGAGACGGCAGAGAGGACTTTCCCCGTGAAGAGGATCTACCGGCACGAGAACTTCCGGTACCCGGCTCACAGCGAGCTGGACTACGACATCGCCCTGGTGAAGGCTGCCAAAGAGATCGTCCCTTCCAACTTCATCCGCTACGCCTGCCTGCCGCGCAAGCAGACCAGCCTCAATCCAGGACACTACTGCTGGGTCACAGGCTGGGGGGACACCCGGG GTGGGAAGGAGAACGTGTCTCTCGCAGAAGCCCTGAACCAAGCCCGCCTGCCCATCATCGACTTCAAGACCTGCCGGCAGAAGAAATTCTGGGGCGAACGCGTCCGAGACTCCATGATCTGTGCCGGGTTCAGGGACACCGAGGGCCCGCCAGCCGCCTGCCAG GGCgactctggtggtcctctgCTGTGCCAGGAGGGACAGGACCGCTGGGAGGTTCACGGCGTGGTGAGCTTCGGCCCGATCGGCTGCACCGTGGAGAACAAGCCCAGCGTTTTCACCCGCACCGCCGCCTACATCCCCTGGATCGAGGCCACGCGCATCAGGGACTTCTTCATGCACTAA
- the timm23a gene encoding mitochondrial import inner membrane translocase subunit Tim23: MDGSSQGSGGMKGGMGGLFGGGAPEYSNTELAGVPLTGMSPLSPYLNVDPRYLVQDTDEFILPTGANKTRGRFELAFFTIGGSCMTGAAFGAVNGLRMSIKETRDMGWSKPRNVQILNMVTRQGASWANTLGSVALLYSVFGVAIEKARGAEDDVNTVAAGTLTGMLFKSGSGLKGVARGGLAGLALSGAYALYNNWDHLTGSSSSSRLY, encoded by the exons ATGGACGGCAGCTCTCAGGGATCGGGAGGAATGAAAGGGGGTATGGGGGGTCTCTTTGGAGGCGGTGCACCCGAGTACTCCAACACAGAGCTGGCCGGTGTTCCCT TGACTGGAATGAGTCCTCTGTCCCCTTACCTCAATGTCGACCCCCGTTACCTGGTTCAG GACACAGATGAGTTTATTCTCCCAACAGGCGCCAATAAAACAAGAGGGAGGTTTGAACTGGCTTTCTTTACCATTGGAGGATCGTGCATGACTG GAGCAGCATTTGGAGCTGTGAATGGTCTCAGAATGAGCATaaaggagactagagacatgggATGGTCAAAACCTCGTAATGTACA GATTCTCAACATGGTGACCAGGCAGGGTGCTTCATGGGCCAACACTCTTGGCTCTGTTG cgttgttgtacagtgtatttGGTGTGGCGATAGAGAAGgccagaggagcagaggacgacGTCAACACTGTGGCTGCTGGGACACTGACTGGGATGCTCTTCAAATCAGGCA gtggcCTTAAGGGTGTAGCCCGAGGAGGCCTGGCTGGTTTAGCCTTGTCTGGTGCCTACGCTCTCTACAACAACTGGGACCACCTCAcaggctcctcttcctcctccaggctgTATTAA